TCTGGATGCCGTTGGCAACACCACGGCGGCCACCGGTAAAGGCTTTGCCATCGCGTCGGCGGCCCTGACCTCCCTGGCCCTGCTGGCTGCGTTCGTGGGCGTTTCGGGCATTACGGGCATTGATATCTACAAGGCCGACGTGCTGTCGGGTCTGTTTGTCGGCGGGATGATTCCGTTTATCTTCTCGTCGCTGGCGATTGCCGCCGTGGGGCGGGCGGCCATGAAAATGGTGGAAGAGGTTCGGCGTCAGTTCCGCGAAATTCCGGGCATTCTGGAAGGAACCGGCAAACCAGAATACGAAAAATGCGTCGCTATTTCCACCCAGGCTTCCATTCGCGAAATGATTCTGCCGGGAGCCATTGCCCTGATCTCTCCGGTTCTGGTCGGCTTTTTGTTTGGGCCGGAAGTGCTGGGCGGTTTCCTGGCGGGCGTTACGGTTTCGGGCGTCCTGATGGGTATTTTCCAGAGCAACGCCGGGGGCGCCTGGGACAACGCCAAGAAGTCGTTTGAAAAAGGCGTAGAAATCAACGGCCAGATTTACTACAAGAAATCAGAACCCCACAAAGCGTCTGTAACGGGTGATACCGTTGGTGATCCGTTCAAAGATACTTCGGGCCCGTCGATGAACATCCTCATCAAACTCATGTCGATTGTCTCGCTGGTTATTGCGCCGTACATCGCCGTGCATTCCAACGAAACGGCGGGGTATGCGCAGGAAGGCGTAGTGGCCGAAGGGACCACGGACGGGGTCGATCTTGAAAAATCGACGGCGGCTGACAATGAAACGGTGTATACGCCCAACCTCGGTTCTTTCCAGGCCGTTAAGCTCACCAACGGGGTGGATCTGACGCTGCCCGAACGCGGAGTTGAGAACAAACTGCTGGCCTTCATTCAGGACGACGACAAAGCCGTAGACAAGGAAACGTGGTTCGATTTCGACCGGCTGACGTTTGAAACGGGCAGTGCCACGCTGGTGTCTTCCTCGCAGGAGCAGTTGAAAAACATCGCGGAAATTTTGAAAGCGTATCCCAATGTCAACGTCAAACTGGGCGGCTACACCGACAACACCGGGAACGCGGCTTCCAACCAGAAACTTTCGGAAGACCGGGCCAATTCCGTTCAGAAGGAACTGGTTGATCTGGGCATTGCCAAAGACCGACTGGAAGCGGAAGGCTACGGGCAGGAACACCCGGTAGCCTCGAACGACACCGAGGAAGGCCGGGCGCAAAACCGCCGGATTTCAATTCGGGTGACGAAAAAATGACTTTTTTAGACCAGAGAGGGTAGACAAAAGACCCAATCTTTCATCTTTTGTCTAACTTCTCCCGTCCAATCAAAGAGAAAGCCCGGTCAAATGACCGGGCTTTCTCTTTAATCTATTAGTTGAATGACCGCAATTAGGCTGCGGTTTTACCCCGCATAGAGCGCGGAATTTCGATGCTGGCAATGGGCAGCAGCGGACCGTCGAGGATTTCAACACCGTCCAGCGTTACCGCACCTACTTTGATTGTTTTGCCCAGATCCAGTTCAGCAACGTCCACATCCACAAAATCCGGGATGCGATCAACCGCTCCGCGCAGTTTCAATTTGCGCATTTTCTGAATCAGCTTGCCCCCTTTTTGCACACCGGGAGCCGTTCCGACGAAACGGATGGGTACTTCAACTTTAATGTCTTTACCTTCAACGATTTCCAGGAAATCCGCGTGAATCAACTGGTCGTTGACCGGGTGAAACTGCGTGTCCTGCAAAATGCCGACGTATTCGTCTCCTTCAATGTTCAGCGTTACTTCGTACGCTTCGGGCGAAGTCAGCAACTGCCGGAACAGAATGGCCGGTGCATAAAAGTGAACTTGTGACTTACCACCGTATATCACACCGGGTACGTAGCCTTCGGCACGAAGAGCCTTCGACTCCGTCTTACCGAGATTCGCTCTGTTATACCCTACAATCTCGTGTTTTTTCATTTTTTTGAAATTTAGATGTTTAAGGAAGATCAACGACTTAAAACAACGGGTAAAACAGGCTAATCGCTGGTCTTTCCTCTGTTGTCTATCCTCTTTGTTCCCCTAGTATTTTATAAAAAGTGAACTAATAGATTCGTGGTCACGAATGCGGCCGATGGCTTTGGCGAACAAGTCCGCTACCGTCAGCACGCGTACTTTGGGGTTCGGCTGGCGCAGCGGCAACGTATCCGACACCACCAGTTCTTCCAGAACCGAATTGGCAATGTTTTCGTGCGCTTTTCCCGACATCACCGGGTGCGTACAAATGGCCCGCACCGATTTTGCGCCTTTTTCCAGAATAATTTCGGCGGCTTTGCACAGGGTGCCCCCGGTATCGATCAGGTCATCGACCAGCACGACGTTGGCGCCTTCCACGTCCCCAATGACCTGCATCGAGGCAATTTCGTTGGCGCGTTTGCGGTGTTTATCGCAAAGCACAATGTCGGCGTTGAAATGCTTGGCAAACGCCCGCGCCCGGGCTGCTCCGCCCACGTCCGGCGACGCGATCAGCAGGTTGTCCAGGTTTAGACTCTGGATGTAGGGCACAAATACGGATGCGCCCTCCAGATGGTCCACCGGGAAATCAAAAAATCCCTGAATCTGGCCCGCGTGTAGATCAATCGTCATCAGCCGGTCTGCCCCGGCGGCTGCCAGCATGTTGGCAACCAACTTGGCGGCAATGGCCACGCGCGGTTTGTCTTTCCGATCCTGACGGGCGTACCCGAAGTACGGAATCACGACCGTGACGTAGTGAGCCGACGCCCGACGGGCGGCATCGACCATCAGCAGCAACTCCATCAGATTGTCGGCGGGCGGGTTGGTGGAGTGAATCAGAAAAACATCACACCCCCGAACCGACTCTTCGTAGCTGGGCGATAGTTCGCCGTCGCTGAATTTACGCAGGGTGTAACCACCCAGGTCCTTGCCGTACTGACGAGCAATCTTCTCTGCCAGATAATTGGATTGACTACCTGAAAAAATCTTAACCGTGTTGAGGGATGCCATTCGGTGCCGAAAATTTCCGCAAAAATACAAAGATTGTTCGACTCTTGGGAAGTGTCGCCCAAAGTTTTCTGCAATTAGGCCAACAATAAGATTTCTACTTTATTTTCTTGAACAATGGGATGAAGTTTTCGCCTACTTTTCTGCCAGCGCGAATCGTTTTGAAAGCCTGCGGTATAAAACAACGCACCCAACGGCCATCAAAATCCCAACTCCGGCCCCCGCTAGCACGTCCAGCGGATAATGCGCGCCCACGTAAATCCGGCTGTAGGAAACCAGTAGCGCCCACCCAAAAAGCCACTTGACCCCCGGAAACCGCCGACCCACCAGCAGCCACAACGCCATCGACAGAGCAAACGTGTTGGCGGCATGGGAGGACGCGAATCCGTAGGTCCCTCCGCATTCGAGCACGGGGTGAATCAGCTTTTGCAGCGCTGGTTCGTGGCAGGGCCGCAGCCGCAGCGTCAACGGTTTCAGCAGCGCCGAAGCCGTCTGATCACTCAGGGCCACGGCTGCTACCAGTGTCAGCACCAGCCCAATGGCCTGTTTACGGTATTGAAAACTCAGCCAGCCAATCAGCAGCACATAAAATGGTATCCAGGTATTTCGCTTCGTCGCCCAAATCATCACTGCATCCAGCCAGGGCGCATACAGGCCGTTTAGCCAGAGAAAAAGATCAGTATCGAGTTGGTTGAGGGTTTCCAAATTGAATGAGTGAATGAGCGAATAGCTCCGCTGAAAGGGGTAATTTACAGAGCTATTCACTCATTCACAATTAATTGTAGCCTAGTTTTGTCCGGACGCGTTCGAGGGTTTTGGCCGCCACGGCCCGGGCTTTTTCTTCGCCCACCCGCAGTTCCTTTTCCAGCTCGTCGTTGTTTTCCATGTAGTACGTAAACCGTTCGCGGGGTTCGGCAAACTGGTCGATGATCAGTTCGTACAGTTCTTTTTTGGCGTGACCGTACCCGTACCCGCCGGCCAGGTAGTTCTGGCGCATCGTTCCAACCTGCTCGTCACTGGCCAGCAGGGCGTAGAGCTTGAAGGTGATGTCGGTTTCCGGATTTTTGGGTTCCTCAAGGGGCGTTGAATCCGACACGATTTTCTTGATCACCTTATATAACTCGTTGGCGGGCTGGAAAATATCGATGTAGTTGTTATACGACTTGCTCATCTTCTGGCCGTCGATGCCCGGAATGGTCATGATGCGCTCGTCGATCTTCGACTCCGGCAGCACAAACACGTCTTCACCCACCTGATTGTTGACCGCGCTGGCCATATCCCGGGTCATTTCGACGTGCTGCCGCTGATCTTTGCCCACCGGCACAATGTCGGCGTCGTACAGCAGAATATCAGCCGCCATCAGACACGGGTAGGTAAACAAACCCGCGTTGACGTCCGACAGCCGCTCGGCTTTGTCCTTGAACGAATGCGCGTTGGCCAGCATCGGAAACGGCGTGAAGCAGTTGAGATACCAGGCCAGCTCGGTGTGCTCCGGTACGTGCGACTGCCGCCAGAACGTATTTTTGGTCGTATCGAGCCCAAACGCCAGCCAGGCCGACGCCACCGCCCGGATGTACTCCCGACGCAACGCCCCGTCCTTGATGGTGGTCAGCGAATGCAGGTCGGCAATAAAGAAAAACGAATCATTATCGGGCTGCTCCGAAAGTTTGATGGCGGGTTTGATGGCCCCCAGAATATTCCCCAAATGCGGTCGCCCGCTGCTTTGAATACCGGTAAGAATGCGAGACATGGCTTTTTGAATGAGCGAATAAGTGAATGATAGAATGGAAGAATAGCTTTGCAAAAACCTGCAACTTGAGAAGCTATTCGCTCATTCACTCATTCACTCATTCACAATTAAACTTCGTGCAAACTTCGCTATTTCTGGTTAGCTTTGGAACAGTATGAAGACGAAAAACACTCCTAATTCGCAGCTTACCGTTCAAACATTTGACTTTCTGCGCGATCTGGCCCAGAACAACAACCGTGAATGGTTTCAGGCCAACCGCGCCCGTTACGATGCCGCCAAAACCGAATTTGAAGGATTCGTGGGCCGATTGTTGCAGGGCATCGACTCCTTTGAGAGCCTGCCCAATACCACCGTGAAAGACTGCATTTTCCGGATTAACCGCGACATCCGGTTTTCGAAGGATAAAACCCCGTACAAAAAACATTTTGCCGCGGCCGTCGGACCGGGCGGACGGCATTCGGGCCGGATTGACTATTACCTGCACCTGCAACCCAACGGCGAAACGTTTCTGGGTGCGGGCATGTGGCAACCCACGCCCGCGCATCTGGCCAAATTCCGGCAAGAGGTGGATTACAACGTCGATGAACTGAAGGACATCATCGAAGCGCCGGAATTCCGCACCTACTATCCGGAGGTTTCCGGCGAAAGCACGAAAACCGCCCCGAAAGGCTACTCGGCCGACCACCCGGAAATTGACCTGCTGCGCCGGAAAGAACTGTTTTTCATTCACCGGTATTCGGATAAGGACGTGCTCAAACCGGGCTTTGCCGACGAGGTGGTGAAGGGCTGCCGACTGATCAAACCGTACTGCGATTACCTGAATTACCTGTTTTACGACGAAAAGGACGAAACCGTGAGCCTCTGACGGGAATCAAAAAGCAAACGGTTCGTGTTACCAAGATGAACCTTTTTGTTTCATCTGTTTGACCCCATCTGTTATGGCGACTATTGCTCTGCATGGTTTCGGGCGCATCGGACGACAATTCCTGCGCGTTGCGTTAAGCAAAAATCTCTTTGTACCGGTTTCAATTTCCGACATTCGCGATGAAGACACCCTGGCGGCTCTGTACGCGGTCGACACCAACTACGGGCGCTGGCCCGAGCCGGTGTCGGGCACCGAGGGCAAACTGACCATCGGCGACCGGGACATTCTCTACATCAATTCGTCCAAAGAGATTCCGGACTGGGCCGCGCTGGGCGTCGATCTGGTGGTCGACTGTACGGGCCGGGCAACGGTTCGGGCGGGGGCGCAGGCTCACATCGACCGGGGTGCCAAATACGTGCTGGTCAGTGCGCCCAGCAAGTCACTGGCCGACTGCGACGCCGTGCTGTTGAAAGGAATCAACCTGGATACGTTCGATCCGGCCAATCACCACATTGTGAGCATGGGGAGCTGTACGACCAACGCCCTGGCCGCCCCCATCAAGGTTATTCTCGAAAACTTCGGCATCCAGTACGGTTTGTTCTCGACGGTTCACTCCTACACAAACACCCAGTCGCTGACCGACCAGCCCATGAAAGACCGTCGCGATTCCTGGGCCGCGGCCGAAAACATCATCCCCTCGTCGTCGGGAGCCGCCCGGGCTTTGCAGTTTATCTGGAAAGACCTCAAAATCACCGGAAAAGCCTACCGCGTTCCGACCCGTACGGGCAGCATCGCCGAATTGAACCTGATTACGGAAAAAGACTGCACGGTCGAAGAAGTCAACGATGCGTTCCGCAAAGCCGCGGCTGAAGGACCGCTGAAAGGCGTGATGGACGTGCTGGAAGGCGAATGGGCCTCGTCGCGCATTGTGGCCGACCCGCACACCTCGCTGATGGATTTGCCGCTCACCGCCAAACAGGGCAACCTTTTGTCGATTGCTTCCTGGTACGACAACGAGTGGGGCTTTTCGAACCGGCTGGCGGAAGTAGCCGCTTACCTGGCCGGACGGATTTAACCGTTCCCGTCCG
This Larkinella insperata DNA region includes the following protein-coding sequences:
- a CDS encoding phosphatase PAP2 family protein yields the protein MNSSVNYPFQRSYSLIHSFNLETLNQLDTDLFLWLNGLYAPWLDAVMIWATKRNTWIPFYVLLIGWLSFQYRKQAIGLVLTLVAAVALSDQTASALLKPLTLRLRPCHEPALQKLIHPVLECGGTYGFASSHAANTFALSMALWLLVGRRFPGVKWLFGWALLVSYSRIYVGAHYPLDVLAGAGVGILMAVGCVVLYRRLSKRFALAEK
- a CDS encoding ribose-phosphate pyrophosphokinase, which gives rise to MASLNTVKIFSGSQSNYLAEKIARQYGKDLGGYTLRKFSDGELSPSYEESVRGCDVFLIHSTNPPADNLMELLLMVDAARRASAHYVTVVIPYFGYARQDRKDKPRVAIAAKLVANMLAAAGADRLMTIDLHAGQIQGFFDFPVDHLEGASVFVPYIQSLNLDNLLIASPDVGGAARARAFAKHFNADIVLCDKHRKRANEIASMQVIGDVEGANVVLVDDLIDTGGTLCKAAEIILEKGAKSVRAICTHPVMSGKAHENIANSVLEELVVSDTLPLRQPNPKVRVLTVADLFAKAIGRIRDHESISSLFIKY
- a CDS encoding 50S ribosomal protein L25/general stress protein Ctc codes for the protein MKKHEIVGYNRANLGKTESKALRAEGYVPGVIYGGKSQVHFYAPAILFRQLLTSPEAYEVTLNIEGDEYVGILQDTQFHPVNDQLIHADFLEIVEGKDIKVEVPIRFVGTAPGVQKGGKLIQKMRKLKLRGAVDRIPDFVDVDVAELDLGKTIKVGAVTLDGVEILDGPLLPIASIEIPRSMRGKTAA
- the trpS gene encoding tryptophan--tRNA ligase codes for the protein MSRILTGIQSSGRPHLGNILGAIKPAIKLSEQPDNDSFFFIADLHSLTTIKDGALRREYIRAVASAWLAFGLDTTKNTFWRQSHVPEHTELAWYLNCFTPFPMLANAHSFKDKAERLSDVNAGLFTYPCLMAADILLYDADIVPVGKDQRQHVEMTRDMASAVNNQVGEDVFVLPESKIDERIMTIPGIDGQKMSKSYNNYIDIFQPANELYKVIKKIVSDSTPLEEPKNPETDITFKLYALLASDEQVGTMRQNYLAGGYGYGHAKKELYELIIDQFAEPRERFTYYMENNDELEKELRVGEEKARAVAAKTLERVRTKLGYN
- a CDS encoding DUF2461 domain-containing protein gives rise to the protein MKTKNTPNSQLTVQTFDFLRDLAQNNNREWFQANRARYDAAKTEFEGFVGRLLQGIDSFESLPNTTVKDCIFRINRDIRFSKDKTPYKKHFAAAVGPGGRHSGRIDYYLHLQPNGETFLGAGMWQPTPAHLAKFRQEVDYNVDELKDIIEAPEFRTYYPEVSGESTKTAPKGYSADHPEIDLLRRKELFFIHRYSDKDVLKPGFADEVVKGCRLIKPYCDYLNYLFYDEKDETVSL
- a CDS encoding type I glyceraldehyde-3-phosphate dehydrogenase is translated as MATIALHGFGRIGRQFLRVALSKNLFVPVSISDIRDEDTLAALYAVDTNYGRWPEPVSGTEGKLTIGDRDILYINSSKEIPDWAALGVDLVVDCTGRATVRAGAQAHIDRGAKYVLVSAPSKSLADCDAVLLKGINLDTFDPANHHIVSMGSCTTNALAAPIKVILENFGIQYGLFSTVHSYTNTQSLTDQPMKDRRDSWAAAENIIPSSSGAARALQFIWKDLKITGKAYRVPTRTGSIAELNLITEKDCTVEEVNDAFRKAAAEGPLKGVMDVLEGEWASSRIVADPHTSLMDLPLTAKQGNLLSIASWYDNEWGFSNRLAEVAAYLAGRI